From the genome of Streptomyces sp. NBC_01116, one region includes:
- a CDS encoding NAD-dependent protein deacetylase: MRPTLSWTSAEEPPPCTTDLAPVVEALRGGGVLVLSGAGISTESGIPDYRGEGGSLSRHTPMTYQDFTADAGARRRYWARSHLGWRTFGRARPNAGHRAVSAFRRRGLLSGVITQNVDGLHQAAGSADVVDLHGRLDRVVCLSCGAFSPRPELARRLEEANEGFAPVAASMNPDGDADLTDEQVGDFHVVPCTVCGGVLKPDVVFFGEAVPPQRVERCRELVREASSLLVLGSSLTVMSGLRFVRQADRAGVPVLIVNRDPTRGDRHALTRVGLPLGDALTTVAHRLGVPVDLP, encoded by the coding sequence ATGCGACCCACCCTGAGCTGGACCTCCGCCGAGGAGCCGCCGCCGTGCACCACGGACCTGGCGCCGGTCGTCGAGGCGCTGCGCGGTGGCGGTGTGCTGGTCCTGAGCGGCGCGGGCATCTCCACGGAGTCGGGCATCCCCGACTACCGGGGCGAGGGCGGGAGCCTGAGCCGTCACACGCCGATGACCTACCAGGACTTCACCGCCGACGCCGGGGCCCGTCGCCGCTACTGGGCGCGCAGCCATCTCGGCTGGCGTACGTTCGGCCGCGCCCGTCCCAATGCCGGGCACCGGGCCGTGTCCGCGTTCCGGCGGCGGGGTCTGCTCTCGGGTGTGATCACCCAGAACGTCGACGGCCTGCACCAGGCCGCCGGCAGCGCGGACGTCGTCGACCTGCATGGACGTCTGGACCGGGTCGTCTGCCTGTCCTGCGGCGCCTTCAGCCCGCGCCCCGAGCTGGCGCGCCGGCTGGAGGAGGCCAACGAGGGGTTCGCGCCGGTGGCCGCCTCGATGAACCCGGACGGCGACGCCGACCTCACCGACGAACAGGTCGGGGACTTCCACGTGGTGCCGTGCACGGTCTGCGGCGGCGTCCTCAAGCCGGACGTGGTGTTCTTCGGCGAGGCCGTGCCCCCGCAGCGGGTCGAGCGCTGCCGCGAACTGGTCCGCGAGGCGAGCAGCCTGCTGGTCCTGGGCTCCTCGCTGACGGTGATGTCCGGGCTCCGGTTCGTCCGCCAGGCCGACCGGGCCGGAGTGCCGGTGCTGATCGTCAACCGGGATCCGACCAGGGGCGACCGGCACGCCCTGACCCGTGTCGGCCTCCCGCTGGGTGACGCCCTCACCACCGTGGCCCACCGGCTCGGCGTGCCCGTCGACCTCCCGTAA
- a CDS encoding snapalysin family zinc-dependent metalloprotease, whose product MLESRWLKAVGVAAAITLATATAAQAAPAPEPVAEGASAVVTLRYDDSRAGGWEAQIAAGVASWNSTVDNVRLVEAAPGTRAEIQIVATSGWPQATLGPVRPGGQVRVELGSQAVAQGHDKTRIAAHEIGHSLGLPDTKPGPCSQLMSGSSAGISCKNAVPNAAEQSRVESAYAGGLAPRVPADGRVLVDAP is encoded by the coding sequence ATGCTGGAATCCAGATGGCTCAAGGCAGTCGGTGTCGCCGCGGCGATCACCCTGGCCACGGCTACGGCGGCGCAGGCCGCCCCCGCGCCGGAACCGGTGGCGGAGGGCGCGTCGGCGGTGGTGACGCTCCGGTACGACGACAGCCGAGCGGGCGGCTGGGAGGCGCAGATCGCGGCCGGAGTCGCCTCGTGGAACTCCACCGTCGACAACGTCAGGCTGGTCGAGGCCGCGCCCGGCACGCGGGCCGAGATACAGATCGTGGCCACCAGCGGCTGGCCGCAGGCCACCCTCGGCCCGGTCCGGCCCGGCGGCCAGGTCAGGGTGGAGCTGGGCAGCCAGGCGGTCGCCCAGGGCCACGACAAGACCCGTATCGCCGCTCACGAGATCGGCCACAGCCTGGGGCTGCCGGACACCAAGCCCGGCCCCTGCTCCCAGCTGATGTCGGGATCCAGCGCCGGCATCAGCTGCAAGAACGCCGTACCGAACGCGGCCGAGCAGTCCCGCGTCGAGTCCGCCTACGCCGGCGGCCTCGCCCCGCGCGTGCCGGCTGACGGACGCGTCCTGGTGGACGCCCCGTAA
- a CDS encoding GDSL-type esterase/lipase family protein: MPSRHDWTTTAISTDILRGALDLERTERGMLPHRLPARARRQIPDDQLAMAASQPSGVRLAFRTRATAVELDVVATKRVYPGAPPRPDGVYELLVDGRPTARASARDGDTLTVDLASMTSRTRPGPVETLRFTGLPDEEKDVEIWLPHDETTLLVALRTDAPLRSPRPSGRPVWLHHGSSISHGSNATVPTGTWPALAARLGEAELINLGFSGSALLDPFTARAMRDTPADLISVKIGINLVNADLMRLRAFGPAVHGFLDTIREGHPTAPLLVVSPICCPIHETTPGPCAPDYSAMSEGRLRFVAMGDPAESAAGKLTLTVIRDQLARIVAERAATDPHLHYLDGLDLYGESDHAELPLPDDLHPDPATHRLIAERFARLAFAHDGPFTPRTP; this comes from the coding sequence ATGCCCTCCCGGCACGACTGGACGACGACCGCCATCAGCACCGACATCCTGCGGGGCGCGCTCGACCTGGAGCGGACCGAGCGCGGAATGCTGCCGCACCGGCTGCCCGCGCGGGCTCGGCGGCAGATTCCCGACGACCAGCTGGCCATGGCCGCGTCACAGCCCTCCGGGGTCCGGCTGGCGTTCCGCACCCGGGCCACCGCCGTCGAGCTGGACGTGGTGGCCACGAAGCGGGTCTATCCCGGGGCGCCGCCGCGCCCCGACGGCGTGTACGAGCTGCTCGTGGACGGCCGCCCCACGGCGCGGGCCAGCGCCCGCGACGGTGACACGCTCACCGTCGACCTGGCCTCGATGACTTCGCGGACCCGGCCCGGCCCCGTGGAAACGCTGCGCTTCACCGGCCTGCCGGACGAGGAGAAGGACGTCGAGATCTGGCTGCCCCACGACGAGACCACGCTCCTGGTCGCCCTGCGCACCGACGCGCCGCTCCGGAGTCCCCGGCCGAGCGGCCGGCCGGTCTGGCTGCACCACGGCAGTTCCATCAGCCACGGATCCAACGCCACCGTCCCGACCGGCACCTGGCCCGCCCTGGCCGCGCGCCTCGGCGAAGCCGAGCTGATCAACCTGGGATTCAGCGGCAGCGCCCTGCTCGACCCGTTCACCGCGCGCGCCATGCGCGACACCCCCGCCGACCTGATCAGCGTCAAGATCGGCATCAACCTCGTCAACGCCGACCTGATGCGGCTGCGCGCTTTCGGCCCGGCGGTCCACGGCTTCCTGGACACCATCCGCGAAGGTCACCCCACCGCACCGCTGCTGGTGGTCTCGCCGATCTGCTGCCCCATCCACGAGACCACTCCGGGCCCCTGCGCACCGGACTACAGCGCGATGAGCGAGGGGCGGCTCCGGTTCGTGGCGATGGGCGATCCCGCGGAGAGCGCCGCCGGGAAGCTGACCCTGACCGTCATCCGCGACCAGCTGGCCCGGATCGTCGCCGAACGCGCCGCCACCGACCCTCATCTGCACTACCTCGACGGCCTCGACCTCTACGGCGAGAGCGATCACGCCGAACTTCCGCTGCCCGACGACCTGCACCCGGACCCCGCCACCCACCGCCTCATCGCCGAACGCTTCGCCCGCCTGGCCTTCGCCCACGACGGTCCGTTCACACCGCGCACCCCGTAA
- a CDS encoding TetR/AcrR family transcriptional regulator: MARGGLTAERVVRAGAELADEIGFEQVTPSELARKLGIKTASLYSHVQNAHDLKTKIALLALEELADQASAALAGRAGRDALTAFADAYRDYALQHPGRFAAAGFRLDADAVAASAGVRHSRMMRAILRGYDLTELQQTHAVRLLGSVFSGYVGLEAAGGFHHSSPDSQESWTEILGALDSLLRSWPAPS; the protein is encoded by the coding sequence ATGGCGCGAGGAGGACTGACCGCGGAGCGCGTCGTGCGGGCGGGGGCCGAGCTGGCGGACGAGATCGGCTTCGAGCAGGTGACCCCGTCGGAGCTCGCCCGGAAGCTGGGCATCAAGACCGCGAGCCTGTACTCGCACGTGCAGAACGCCCACGACCTCAAGACGAAGATCGCCCTGCTGGCCCTGGAGGAGCTGGCCGACCAGGCGTCGGCGGCACTCGCGGGACGGGCGGGCCGGGACGCGCTCACCGCCTTCGCCGACGCCTACCGCGACTACGCCCTCCAGCACCCGGGGCGCTTCGCCGCGGCCGGGTTCCGGCTCGACGCGGACGCGGTGGCCGCGAGCGCCGGCGTCCGGCACTCCCGGATGATGCGGGCGATCCTGCGCGGCTACGACCTGACCGAGCTCCAGCAGACGCACGCGGTGCGGCTTCTGGGCAGCGTCTTCAGCGGCTACGTGGGGCTGGAGGCGGCCGGCGGTTTCCACCACAGCTCGCCCGACTCCCAGGAGAGCTGGACGGAGATCCTCGGCGCGCTCGACTCCCTGCTGCGCAGCTGGCCCGCCCCTTCCTGA
- a CDS encoding FBP domain-containing protein — MKPLTEQEIRSAFVNCTKGEAKRLSVPRDLADRPWGDLDFLGWRDPQAPDRAYLVLASGESPVAIQLRSSDAGSWQTRRSMCSLCMTVHTGGVSLLVAPKSGKAGQQGNSVGAYMCSDLACSLYVRGKKDAGVGSRLRESLTLEQQIERTVANLVAFIAKVTV; from the coding sequence ATGAAGCCTCTGACCGAGCAAGAGATCCGATCCGCCTTCGTCAACTGCACCAAGGGCGAGGCCAAGCGCCTGTCCGTTCCCCGCGACCTCGCCGACCGGCCCTGGGGCGACCTGGACTTCCTGGGCTGGCGCGACCCTCAGGCCCCCGACCGGGCCTACCTGGTGCTCGCCTCGGGCGAGAGCCCCGTCGCCATCCAGCTGCGCTCCTCCGACGCCGGATCCTGGCAGACCCGCCGCAGCATGTGCTCGCTGTGCATGACCGTCCACACCGGAGGCGTCTCCCTGCTGGTCGCCCCCAAGTCGGGGAAGGCGGGCCAGCAGGGCAACTCGGTCGGCGCCTACATGTGCAGCGACCTCGCCTGCTCGCTCTACGTACGCGGCAAGAAGGACGCGGGCGTCGGGTCACGGCTCCGCGAGTCCCTCACCCTGGAGCAGCAGATCGAGCGGACCGTGGCGAATCTCGTGGCGTTCATCGCCAAGGTGACGGTGTGA
- a CDS encoding cytochrome P450 gives MTESTTEPARQDPALTSPSTEPTSATSFPQDRECPYHPPNGYGPLRADRPLSRVTLFDGRPVWAVTGHALARRLLADPRLSTDRTHPDFPVPAERFVNVPRRRVALLGVDDPEHNSQRRMLIPSFSVKRIAALRPGIQETVDRLLDAMERQGPPSELVADFALPVPSMVICALLGVPYADHEFFEGCSRRLLRGPGAADVDKARIELEDYLGALIDRKRAEPGEGLLDELIHRDHPGGPVDRDDLVSFAVILLVAGHETTANMISLGTFTLLRHPGKLAALRSGEATTAAVVEELLRFLSIADGLQRLATEDIDVDGTTIREGEGVLFSTSLINRDTEVYDHPETLDWDRSTRHHLAFGFGVHQCLGQNLARTELDIALRTLFERLPALRLAVPAHEIQHKPGDTIQGLLELPVAW, from the coding sequence ATGACGGAATCCACGACGGAACCGGCCCGCCAGGACCCCGCTCTCACCAGTCCTTCCACCGAACCGACCTCCGCGACCTCGTTCCCGCAGGACCGCGAGTGCCCCTACCACCCGCCCAACGGGTACGGACCACTGCGCGCGGACCGGCCGCTGAGCCGGGTCACCCTCTTCGACGGGCGTCCGGTCTGGGCGGTCACCGGCCACGCCCTGGCCCGCCGGCTGCTGGCGGATCCGCGGCTGTCCACCGACCGCACCCACCCCGACTTCCCCGTTCCGGCCGAGCGGTTCGTGAACGTGCCGCGGCGGCGCGTGGCCCTTCTCGGCGTCGACGACCCCGAGCACAACTCCCAGCGCAGGATGCTCATTCCGAGCTTCTCCGTGAAGCGGATCGCCGCGCTGCGCCCCGGCATCCAGGAGACGGTGGACCGCTTGCTGGACGCGATGGAGCGGCAGGGGCCGCCCTCCGAGCTGGTCGCCGACTTCGCGCTGCCGGTGCCGTCGATGGTGATCTGCGCGCTCCTCGGTGTTCCGTACGCCGACCACGAGTTCTTCGAGGGCTGCTCGCGGCGGCTCCTGAGGGGCCCGGGTGCGGCCGACGTGGACAAGGCCCGGATCGAGCTGGAGGACTATCTGGGCGCCCTGATCGACCGCAAGCGGGCGGAGCCGGGGGAGGGGCTCCTGGACGAGCTGATCCACCGGGACCACCCGGGCGGACCCGTCGACCGGGACGACCTCGTCTCGTTCGCCGTGATCCTGCTCGTCGCGGGGCACGAGACGACGGCGAACATGATCTCGCTCGGTACGTTCACGCTGCTGAGGCACCCCGGGAAACTGGCCGCGCTGCGGTCCGGAGAGGCGACGACGGCCGCGGTGGTCGAGGAGCTGCTGCGGTTCCTGTCCATCGCCGACGGCCTGCAGCGGCTGGCGACCGAGGACATCGACGTGGACGGGACGACGATCCGCGAGGGCGAGGGCGTGCTCTTCTCGACCTCGCTCATCAACCGCGACACCGAGGTGTACGACCACCCGGAGACGCTCGACTGGGACCGGTCCACCCGCCACCATCTGGCCTTCGGCTTCGGTGTCCACCAGTGCCTGGGCCAGAACCTGGCCCGCACCGAGCTGGACATCGCCCTGCGCACGCTCTTCGAGCGGCTGCCGGCGCTCAGGCTCGCCGTGCCCGCGCACGAGATCCAGCACAAACCCGGGGACACGATCCAGGGTCTGCTGGAACTGCCCGTGGCCTGGTGA
- a CDS encoding ferredoxin, producing MGVQVDKERCVGAGMCALTAPDVFTQDDDGFSEMLPGRTVEPGDHPLVREAVRACPVGAVTLTDD from the coding sequence ATGGGCGTCCAGGTCGACAAGGAACGCTGCGTGGGGGCCGGCATGTGCGCGCTGACCGCGCCGGACGTGTTCACGCAGGACGACGACGGCTTCAGTGAGATGCTTCCCGGCCGCACGGTGGAGCCGGGGGACCACCCGCTGGTGCGGGAGGCCGTGCGGGCCTGCCCGGTCGGGGCGGTAACCCTGACCGACGACTGA
- a CDS encoding tellurite resistance TerB family protein gives MAMWDRIKDQAKGLQQQSQGTRGPAGQQQPGTGAAGGSKEKLVGLLKSQLGSLKTELKSGAYRDASMAMCALVAAADGSVDPAERHHVETLILQNDVLQNFPPEQLRQRFNKHVDQMMFNFQQGKTEAMQEIAKAAKKPVEAKAVIQTGFVIAGADGYIAPAEAQVLREACMALGVSPQEFGL, from the coding sequence ATGGCTATGTGGGACCGCATCAAGGACCAGGCCAAGGGGCTTCAGCAGCAGTCGCAGGGCACGAGGGGCCCCGCCGGGCAGCAGCAGCCGGGTACGGGAGCCGCGGGCGGCTCGAAGGAGAAGTTGGTGGGGCTGCTCAAGTCGCAGCTCGGCTCCCTCAAGACGGAGCTCAAGAGCGGGGCGTACCGGGACGCCAGTATGGCGATGTGCGCTCTGGTCGCGGCCGCCGACGGGTCCGTCGACCCCGCCGAGCGGCACCACGTGGAGACGCTGATCCTGCAGAACGACGTCCTGCAGAACTTCCCGCCCGAGCAGTTGCGGCAGAGGTTCAACAAGCATGTCGATCAGATGATGTTCAACTTCCAGCAGGGCAAGACCGAGGCCATGCAGGAGATCGCGAAGGCCGCGAAGAAGCCGGTGGAGGCCAAGGCGGTCATCCAGACCGGTTTCGTGATCGCCGGAGCGGACGGGTACATCGCCCCGGCCGAGGCACAGGTTCTGCGAGAGGCGTGCATGGCGCTCGGGGTGTCCCCGCAGGAGTTCGGCCTCTGA
- a CDS encoding DedA family protein, whose translation MQHFPLASEPASGIAGWATSLVETMGGPGAGLAIALENLFPPLPSEIILPLTGFAAGQGVISLFSALFWTTLGSVVGAVALYQIGALFGRDRMYALWERLPLVKVSDLKKTEEWFVKHGMKAIFFGRMIPIFRSLISVPAGVERMPLPTFVLLTALGSFIWNFILVMAGYLLGDQWELVESYVGVLSKVVLVVVVVALVVAVGRRLRSRRGDRRKDRV comes from the coding sequence ATGCAGCATTTCCCTCTCGCCTCGGAGCCGGCGAGCGGCATCGCGGGCTGGGCGACCAGCCTTGTCGAAACCATGGGCGGCCCCGGGGCCGGACTGGCGATCGCCTTGGAGAATCTCTTTCCGCCGTTGCCGAGCGAAATCATTCTGCCGCTGACGGGTTTCGCCGCGGGGCAGGGAGTGATCAGCCTGTTCTCCGCCCTGTTCTGGACGACGCTGGGGTCGGTGGTGGGGGCTGTCGCCCTGTATCAGATCGGCGCTCTCTTCGGCCGGGACCGCATGTACGCCCTGTGGGAGCGACTCCCCCTGGTGAAGGTCTCCGACCTCAAGAAGACCGAGGAATGGTTCGTCAAGCACGGCATGAAGGCCATCTTCTTCGGCCGGATGATCCCGATCTTCCGCAGCCTGATCAGTGTCCCGGCCGGCGTTGAGCGGATGCCTCTGCCGACCTTCGTACTCCTCACCGCCTTGGGCAGCTTCATATGGAACTTCATCCTCGTCATGGCCGGATATCTGCTGGGTGACCAGTGGGAGCTCGTGGAGAGTTACGTCGGGGTGCTCTCGAAGGTCGTTCTGGTAGTGGTGGTCGTGGCGCTGGTCGTGGCGGTCGGTCGCAGGCTGCGTTCCCGCCGAGGTGATCGGCGGAAGGACCGCGTGTGA
- a CDS encoding alpha/beta fold hydrolase — MTSVHHRYADVQGQRVFYREAGDADAPAVVLLHGFPTSSFMFRDLIPALAERFHVIAPDHLGFGLSAAPSVDAFTYTFDALADLTARLLYQLGVSRYAIYVQDYGAPIGWRLALADPGAITAIITQNGNGYDAGFVESFWKPIRSYQSEQTPENEAHARGALTLDGIKWQYVTGTPDESTISPDTWHHDFALVSRPGNDEVQLSLFRDYASNSPLYPALHAYLRAHRPPVLAVWGRNDPIFGPDGARAFADDVPDAEIHLLDGGHFLLESAGDTVAALILDFLGRVHSTA, encoded by the coding sequence ATGACTTCGGTCCACCACCGCTACGCGGACGTCCAGGGACAGCGCGTCTTCTACCGGGAGGCCGGCGACGCCGACGCACCCGCCGTCGTGCTGCTGCACGGCTTCCCGACCAGTTCGTTCATGTTCCGCGACCTGATTCCCGCACTGGCCGAGCGCTTCCACGTGATCGCGCCCGACCACCTGGGTTTCGGTCTCTCCGCCGCGCCCTCGGTCGATGCGTTCACCTACACCTTCGACGCGCTGGCGGACCTGACCGCGCGACTCCTCTATCAACTGGGGGTGAGTCGCTACGCGATCTACGTCCAGGACTACGGGGCGCCGATCGGCTGGCGGCTCGCGCTGGCCGACCCCGGGGCCATCACGGCGATCATCACGCAGAACGGCAACGGCTACGACGCGGGGTTCGTCGAGAGCTTCTGGAAGCCGATCCGGAGCTACCAGAGCGAGCAGACACCCGAGAACGAGGCGCACGCGCGCGGCGCGCTGACCCTGGACGGCATCAAGTGGCAGTACGTCACCGGCACTCCGGACGAGAGCACCATCAGCCCCGACACCTGGCACCACGACTTCGCCCTCGTCTCCCGCCCCGGCAACGACGAGGTCCAGTTGTCGCTGTTCCGTGACTACGCCAGCAACTCGCCGCTGTACCCGGCACTGCACGCCTACCTTCGCGCCCACCGGCCGCCGGTTCTCGCGGTATGGGGCCGGAACGACCCGATCTTCGGCCCCGACGGCGCCCGCGCCTTCGCCGATGACGTCCCGGACGCCGAGATCCACCTCCTCGACGGCGGGCACTTCCTGCTGGAAAGCGCCGGTGACACGGTCGCCGCGCTCATCCTCGATTTCCTGGGCCGCGTCCACAGCACGGCCTGA
- a CDS encoding MOSC domain-containing protein yields MGGRVTAVSRNERYGFSKPTHPFITLLAGLGVEGDVHAGTKIRHQFRMTYEPDLPNLRQVHLMHEELFEELALKGFDVSAGQLGENVTTAGVDLLGLPTGTLLRLGEEAVLEVTGLRNPCAKINDFRQGLLGEVFALDPVSGEFTFKSGVMAVVRAGGTVRAGDTVTVEPPPPPHRALERV; encoded by the coding sequence ATGGGCGGCCGGGTCACCGCGGTGAGCCGTAACGAGCGGTACGGGTTCAGCAAACCCACCCACCCGTTCATCACCCTGCTCGCCGGACTCGGCGTGGAGGGGGACGTGCACGCGGGCACGAAGATTCGCCACCAGTTCCGCATGACGTACGAACCGGACCTGCCCAACCTGCGCCAGGTCCACCTGATGCACGAGGAGCTCTTCGAGGAGCTCGCGCTCAAGGGCTTCGACGTGTCGGCGGGCCAGCTCGGCGAGAACGTCACCACCGCGGGAGTGGATCTGCTCGGCCTTCCCACCGGAACCCTGCTGCGCCTCGGCGAGGAAGCGGTGCTGGAGGTGACCGGGCTGCGCAATCCGTGCGCGAAGATCAACGACTTCCGCCAGGGGCTGCTGGGCGAGGTCTTCGCCCTGGACCCCGTGTCGGGCGAATTCACCTTCAAGTCGGGCGTCATGGCCGTGGTCCGCGCCGGCGGGACGGTCCGCGCCGGCGACACCGTCACGGTCGAACCGCCGCCGCCCCCTCACCGGGCACTGGAACGCGTCTAG
- a CDS encoding TetR/AcrR family transcriptional regulator has protein sequence MAGETAAKPSLAQRRRAALRLEIAGEAVRLFTSRGVTGTTGEQIARAVGISSRTLWRHFPTKESCVLPLLSAGLEMAVAQLAAWPPGMTLLDFVTRSSRSGALPPAAPAVLDLIRMTSTDPALRAVWLQAHDDALPVLAELLARRSGGSAEALGTKVHAATLNGALRAAAEEFAQRYADDPEASGEEITACVLAALRAASQGLPY, from the coding sequence ATCGCCGGGGAGACCGCCGCCAAGCCGTCGCTCGCTCAGCGACGCAGAGCCGCCCTCCGCCTCGAAATCGCCGGCGAGGCGGTCCGCCTGTTCACCTCTCGGGGCGTCACCGGCACCACGGGCGAACAGATCGCCCGGGCCGTGGGCATCTCGTCCCGCACGCTGTGGCGCCACTTCCCCACCAAGGAGAGCTGCGTCCTCCCCCTGCTCTCGGCGGGGCTTGAGATGGCGGTGGCCCAACTGGCCGCGTGGCCGCCCGGGATGACACTGCTGGACTTCGTGACGCGGTCCAGCCGAAGCGGCGCGCTGCCCCCGGCGGCGCCGGCCGTCCTCGACCTGATCCGGATGACGTCCACCGACCCCGCGCTCCGGGCGGTCTGGCTCCAGGCCCACGACGACGCCCTGCCGGTCCTCGCGGAACTGCTGGCCCGGCGATCGGGCGGCAGCGCCGAAGCGTTGGGAACGAAGGTGCACGCGGCGACGCTCAACGGCGCGCTGCGCGCGGCGGCCGAGGAGTTCGCCCAGCGGTACGCGGACGATCCCGAGGCTTCGGGCGAGGAGATCACGGCCTGCGTGCTGGCCGCTCTGCGAGCCGCCTCGCAGGGCCTGCCCTACTGA
- a CDS encoding lipase family protein, which yields MSRTSTRSRSAATPDPETALPTGARRRPSARLRLLACTVAAGTACAGLSAVPASAAKAPPVVSRGVTIPEFYTPPAALPADNGALIRSEALPLGLNIPGLDGRPMPGTATRLMYRSTDSAGMPVAVTGAYIEPSATWRGSGPRPLVALASGTMGQGDQCAPSFALQHPLTLNGDTVSVGYEALAVYRILATGAAVVVTDYVGLGATDRLHTYVNRVDQGHALLDAARAARSVPGASVTAVSRTGLYGYSQGGGASAAAAELQPSYAPDVRLAGTYAGAPPADLTSVMKGIDGSALAGALAWSINGFAQADPDLRAVVEANISTTGKAALADASTMCVGDALLGHGFTRSSTWTTSGKTIGEIIAAEPRAKAALDRQRIGALKPSGPVRLATGVHDDIVPHSQARQLAVDWCRKGGDVTYDAVVLPNLGDKILTNHLVPLLTDQGDAIGWLTDRLSGKPSTSNCWSMPVQP from the coding sequence GTGAGCCGCACGAGCACCCGTTCCCGTTCAGCCGCCACCCCCGACCCGGAAACCGCCCTCCCCACAGGGGCACGCCGCCGTCCCTCGGCCCGCCTGCGCCTCCTGGCCTGCACCGTGGCCGCCGGAACCGCCTGCGCCGGCCTGTCGGCCGTCCCGGCGTCCGCGGCAAAGGCACCTCCGGTCGTCTCCCGGGGCGTCACCATCCCGGAGTTCTACACGCCCCCAGCCGCACTGCCCGCCGACAACGGCGCGTTGATCCGCAGCGAGGCCCTTCCCCTCGGGCTGAACATCCCCGGCCTCGACGGCCGCCCGATGCCGGGAACCGCGACCCGCCTCATGTACAGGTCCACCGACTCGGCCGGGATGCCCGTCGCCGTGACCGGGGCCTACATCGAGCCCTCCGCGACCTGGAGGGGCTCCGGACCGCGCCCCCTGGTCGCGCTCGCCTCCGGCACCATGGGCCAGGGCGACCAGTGCGCCCCGTCCTTCGCCCTTCAGCACCCGCTGACCCTCAACGGCGACACCGTGTCCGTGGGCTACGAAGCCCTGGCCGTCTACCGGATCCTGGCCACCGGGGCGGCCGTCGTCGTCACCGACTACGTGGGCCTCGGCGCGACCGACCGCCTGCACACCTACGTCAACCGCGTCGACCAGGGACACGCTCTCCTGGACGCGGCCCGCGCCGCGCGTTCCGTGCCCGGCGCCTCGGTCACCGCGGTCTCCCGCACGGGCCTGTACGGCTACAGCCAGGGGGGTGGCGCCAGCGCGGCGGCAGCCGAACTCCAGCCCTCCTACGCCCCCGACGTCCGCCTCGCCGGAACCTACGCCGGCGCGCCCCCGGCCGACCTGACGTCGGTCATGAAGGGCATCGACGGCAGTGCGCTCGCCGGTGCGCTGGCCTGGTCGATCAACGGCTTCGCCCAGGCCGACCCCGACCTCCGCGCGGTGGTCGAGGCGAACATCAGCACCACCGGGAAGGCCGCCCTGGCGGACGCCTCCACCATGTGCGTCGGAGACGCGCTCCTCGGCCACGGCTTCACCAGGAGCAGTACATGGACCACCAGCGGAAAGACCATCGGGGAGATCATCGCCGCCGAGCCCCGGGCCAAGGCCGCCCTGGACAGGCAGCGCATCGGAGCGCTCAAACCGTCCGGCCCCGTGCGTCTGGCCACCGGGGTCCACGACGACATCGTCCCCCACTCCCAGGCGCGTCAACTGGCCGTCGACTGGTGCCGCAAGGGCGGCGACGTCACCTATGACGCCGTCGTACTGCCGAACCTCGGCGACAAGATCCTCACCAACCATCTCGTGCCACTCCTCACCGACCAGGGCGATGCGATCGGCTGGCTGACCGACCGCCTCTCCGGCAAACCGTCCACCTCCAACTGCTGGTCCATGCCGGTCCAGCCCTGA